One genomic window of Syngnathus acus chromosome 11, fSynAcu1.2, whole genome shotgun sequence includes the following:
- the fam83hb gene encoding protein FAM83H, with translation MAHRSQSSSIGDNPLDPNYLPPHYKEEYRLAIDALIENDLSGYYEFLQGADVVSFLAQAEIEHIKSTIQEPTHAHSVPDLRYPEAGHNVEGSSDTYWPMQSDLAAPGLDLGWPLTQNSFIGPTEVTTLVNPSEPNMPSIKEQARRLIKNARQVIAVVMDTFTDVDIFADLLDATARHIPVYILLDEEEAQNFVSMVINCKVNLDLIQMMRVRTVAGITYQSRTGKSFKGQMKDRFLLADCRAVLSGNYSFMWSYEKIHRCIAHLFLGELVATFDEEFRILYAQSEPLVIDPSDGTLAVPDTGAYLSRQLGLKRTQSLRNPLGFRRQSEITSSFSYGDQERNLGLPFRRNDPFRHTIEHGAAIVMGKYSQQQFRPQQSYLEQGRSIVSRQIEMSGFKRHSYAEGTQDNYMSSRHYMKHRVMNNLDETDFNREPRHHFYSEGPGPDSGHGLFDRHRPPHLSIDQYSDSSSFRSDLEFSGGNYARGNAHLSSDDLSGPDGIHAPPVAGRYGGTTAQKRPTIGQAYACQSSPTHPHPPDKKSFPKHSDQEHGEDASVRHGLRNWRIHSYLSTYEEGGEDGLNQPAGPDAFEDPPPAQEPGEGSAARFGLKEPLNVASNPRADFKKPRFGKPVVPDCTGKELTTKDLLPSFLLDRSEKEAEKDREREARWGSEKDDSREREAKEHSELFLSKHDSFRSRINPLLQRSSRLRSSLIFSSSKAEMHSGSTAAATEDEGKSSIVAQILEKRRSLSREPFEWKKMAEEKEQDKSETAKESERGMKDIAESKDEPQQHLATVDTSDAVTSSLNFNDPANRLKYFKDVAAKRKASRMETEASLKVPESAEKKADYPDNPPPTNTTAGAASSSTESETKKPDALGKQSELTRRASLTSSKPSLLSPKPFVSSVKPPESHKDESSSDGQKKDLFKTLKPLPSPKIFKRDQLKFKVLNPRRVSCGEEILTDATDSEKSEMKKSRSQSSSTLPHDESKEKVMGSNTSINTLGEGKGDGKTLDFLKKQTQRLKGFLGPKDKEKKSSGEDRGSMSTVKEMVEDYNKKQSKDTGGSASAADDDQPTANHRTSPGTSGSSRYQPSGSSVLFSSNLRDDTKVILEQISANSQKNRHERGEDGDRDAKDNDFSAKKNRLLRPQGGIQEREGLLKRIESLRKEKKVYSRFEMGNTLG, from the exons ATGGCTCACCGCTCTCAGAGTTCTTCCATTGGTGACAACCCCCTGGACCCAAATTACCTGCCCCCGCACTACAAGGAGGAATACCGCCTTGCCATTGATGCACTGATCGAAAATGATTTATCG GGCTACTACGAGTTCCTCCAGGGAGCTGACGTGGTCAGCTTTCTGGCACAAGCTGAAATTGAGCACATCAAATCCACGATCCAGGAGCCCACTCACGCCCACAGCGTTCCCGACCTGAGGTACCCAGAGGCGGGCCACAATGTGGAGGGCTCGTCCGACACCTACTGGCCCATGCAGTCCGACCTGGCCGCTCCGGGCCTGGACCTCGGATGGCCACTGACTCAGAACAGCTTCATCGGACCCACGGAGGTCACCACTCTGGTCAACCCGTCGGAGCCAAACATGCCAAGTATCAAGGAGCAGGCCAGGAGACTCATCAAGAATGCTCGGCAG GTCATTGCGGTGGTGATGGACACGTTTACCGACGTGGATATTTTCGCCGACCTCTTGGATGCAACAGCTCGCCACATTCCTGTTTACATTCTTCTAGACGAGGAGGAAGCTCAGAACTTTGTCTCCATGGTGATCAACTGCAAGGTCAACTTGGACTTAattcag ATGATGCGAGTCAGGACCGTGGCAGGAATAACGTATCAATCCCGAACGGGGAAGTCATTCAAGGGGCAAATGAAAGATCGTTTCCTATTGGCTGATTGCAGAGCTGTGCTGAGTGGTAATTATAG CTTCATGTGGTCATATGAGAAAATCCATCGCTGCATCGCGCACCTTTTTCTGGGTGAACTGGTGGCCACGTTCGACGAAGAGTTTCGCATCCTCTACGCTCAGTCCGAGCCCCTCGTCATCGACCCATCGGACGGAACGCTGGCAGTCCCGGACACCGGCGCTTACTTAAGCAGACAGTTGGGTTTAAAGAGGACCCAGTCCTTACGGAACCCTCTAGGCTTCCGGAGGCAATCCGAGATAACCTCCAGCTTCTCATACGGAGATCAGGAACGCAACCTGGGACTTCCATTCCGACGAAACGACCCCTTTCGTCACACCATTGAGCACGGGGCGGCGATCGTGATGGGGAAGTATTCCCAGCAGCAGTTTCGTCCCCAGCAGTCCTACTTGGAGCAGGGACGGTCTATCGTGTCCCGGCAGATAGAGATGAGCGGCTTCAAGAGGCACAGCTACGCCGAAGGCACCCAGGACAACTACATGTCCTCCAGGCACTACATGAAGCACAGAGTCATGAACAATCTGGACGAGACAGACTTCAACAG GGAACCCAGACACCATTTCTACAGCGAAGGTCCCGGCCCAGATTCTGGCCACGGACTCTTTGACAGACATCGTCCGCCGCATCTATCCATCGACCAGTATTCAGACTCGAGTTCCTTTCGCTCAGACCTCGAGTTCAGTGGCGGAAACTATGCGAGAGGCAATGCACATCTTTCCTCGGACGATTTAAGCGGACCCGACGGGATTCACGCACCTCCAGTAGCCGGGAGGTATGGAGGAACCACCGCCCAGAAGAGGCCAACCATTGGTCAGGCGTATGCTTGTCAGAGCTCGCCCACGCATCCTCACCCGCCAGACAAGAAGTCCTTTCCAAAGCACTCAGATCAGGAGCACGGGGAGGACGCAAGCGTGCGACACGGCTTGCGCAACTGGCGGATCCACTCGTATCTGAGCACATACGAGGAAGGTGGAGAAGATGGGCTCAATCAACCCGCCGGGCCGGACGCCTTTGAAGATCCTCCACCTGCTCAGGAGCCCGGTGAAGGTTCAGCCGCCCGCTTTGGGCTAAAGGAGCCGCTGAACGTTGCTTCCAATCCCAGAGCGGATTTCAAAAAACCTCGCTTTGGGAAGCCCGTCGTCCCTGACTGCACCGGCAAGGAGTTGACCACCAAGGACCTGCTTCCGTCATTTTTGCTGGATAGAAGTGAGAAGGAAGCGGAGAAAGACCGGGAGCGAGAGGCGAGGTGGGGTTCTGAAAaagacgacagcagggaaagaGAAGCCAAAGAGCACTCAGAACTCTTCCTTTCCAAACACGACTCGTTCCGCTCACGGATCAACCCGCTCCTGCAGCGGAGCTCACGTCTGCGCTCCTCACTCATATTCTCATCTTCCAAAGCTGAAATGCATAGCGGGAGCACCGCTGCTGCCACGGAGGATGAGGGCAAATCTTCCATTGTAGCCCAGATCTTAGAGAAGAGGCGATCGTTGTCTCGGGAACCTTTCGAGTGGAAAAAGATGGCCGAGGAGAAGGAACAAGACAAAAGTGAGACTGCAAAGGAAAGTGAAAGAGGAATGAAAGACATAGCAGAAAGCAAAGATGAACCTCAGCAGCACCTAGCAACCGTTGACACCTCTGACGCTGTCACCTCATCTCTCAACTTTAACGACCCGGCGAATCGACTCAAGTATTTCAAAGATGTAGCTGCTAAGCGGAAAGCATCCAGAATGGAGACTGAAGCGTCGCTGAAGGTCCCAGAATCAGCAGAGAAGAAGGCGGACTATCCTGACAATCCACCCCCCACAAACACTACAGCCGGTGCTGCGAGTAGCTCGACAGAATCCGAGACCAAGAAACCGGATGCATTGGGAAAACAATCAGAACTCACTCGGCGAGCTTCGCTTACATCCTCCAAGCCGTCTCTGCTCTCTCCCAAGCCTTTCGTAAGTAGCGTTAAGCCCCCCGAAAGCCACAAGGACGAGAGCTCGTCCGACGGCCAAAAGAAAGACCTCTTCAAGACGTTGAAGCCCCTCCCGTCCCCAAAGATCTTCAAACGGGACCAGCTCAAGTTTAAGGTACTCAATCCTCGCAGGGTCTCCTGTGGCGAGGAGATCCTCACGGACGCTACAGACTCCGAGAAGAGCGAgatgaagaagagtcgctctCAAAGTTCCTCCACTCTGCCACACGATGAGTCCAAGGAGAAGGTGATGGGTTCCAACACATCCATCAACACGCTCGGCGAAGGGAAGGGCGACGGCAAAACGTTGGACTTCCTAAAGAAACAGACTCAGAGGCTCAAGGGATTCTTGGGTCCCAAGGATAAGGAGAAGAAGTCCTCGGGAGAAGATCGGGGCAGCATGAGTACCGTCAAGGAAATGGTCGAAGATTACAACAAGAAGCAAAGTAAAGACACGGGGGGATCGGCCTCAGCCGCCGACGACGACCAGCCCACGGCAAACCACAGGACGTCGCCTGGCACATCGGGTTCATCGCGCTACCAGCCCTCAGGGAGCTCTGTGCTGTTCAGCAGCAACCTCCGTGACGACACAAAGGTCATCCTGGAGCAGATCTCGGCTAACAGCCAGAAGAACCGACACGAGCGGGGCGAGGACGGAGATCGCGACGCAAAGGACAACGACTTCTCGGCCAAGAAAAACCGCTTGCTGAGACCACAAGGCGGCATACAGGAGAGGGAGGGACTGCTCAAGAGGATAGAGAGCCTAAGAAAGGAGAAGAAGGTCTACAGCCGCTTTGAG ATGGGAAATACACTGGGATAG